The genome window GTGTGGTAGCTAGCAGCGGCTGCATAGTGGTAGCAGACCACAGCAATCAATGTATGCAGGTTTTCTCCAGTGAGGGCCAGTTCAAGTTCCGCACTGGGGTCCAAGGGTGCTCTCCTGGGCAGCTGCAGCGTCCCACAGGTGTAGCAGTGGACACCAGTGGAGATGTTATCGTGGCAGACTATGACAACCACTGGGTCAGCATCTTCTCCCCTGAGGCCAAGTTCAAGACCAAGACTGGAGCTGGCCACCTCATGGGCCCCAAGGGAGTGACCGTAGACCTGAATGGACTTATCACTGTGGTTGACAGCAAGTTGCTGTGTGTTCACCTTCCAGCCCAATGGTAAGCTGGTTGGCCTTTTTGAGGGACTTGGGGCCACTGACTGCCACTGTGCAGGGCCCCATTTTGTGGCTGTGAACAAGAATGAGACTGTAGTGACGGATTTCCATAACCATTCAGTGAAGGTATATAGTGCCAGCAAAGTTCCTCTTCAAGTTTGGCTCCCATGGCAAGGGCAATGGGCAGTTCAATGCCCCCACAGCAGTAGCTGTGGACTAATGGCAACATCATTGTGGCTGACTGGGCAAGCAACAGCTGTATCCAGGTATTTGACAGCTCTGGCTCCTTCCTGTCCTATAGCAACACATCTGCAGAGCCACTGTAGGGCCCAAAGGGCCTGGCACTGACCTCAGCTGGCCATGTGATGGTGGCCACTGCTTTAAGGCTTCTGCTATCTCAGTAGATGCACAGGGGCCCTGCCTGGCTCATGGAGGAACAGACATAGGGGTGATTGGACAGGAGGGTCTGGCTGGGAGGTGGGCCAGACCTGGCAGCACTGAATGTGGGCTGTGGGCATGGGTGCGCCTggtgccctccctctccccatctcccaacCCCAGGGTTGCATTTGATTCATTTGATTCTTGCTTTTGTGACTGGGTGGGCCTGGACTGTGGTCCCAAGGATATATGCAGAGCTCACCCTGCCCCTGCCTTACACATCTCCCCCGTCCTCAGTCTGCTCCCCATCCCCGAGCCTGGGGCCAGAACAGCCCCTTACTCCAGGGCAGAAGTTCCTCTGCTTCTTTCCCTACTACCCCATACACACTGACAGAGACAGCGATACCCCATTTCCCATATTAAATAgatgtgttcacacacacacaaaaaagccaaACACAGGACGATGTAGATCCTAAGAGTGCATTTCACATTTAGAATTACTTTATCAAAAGATTTCttggggagctggcccagtggccgagtggttaagttcgcgcgctccgctgcaggcggcccagtgtttcgttggttcgaatcctgggcgcggaaatggcactgctcttcaaaccacgctgaggcagcgtccctcatgccacaactagaaggacccacaatgaagaacatacaactatgtactggggggctttggggagaaaacggaaaaaaataaaatctttaaaaaaagacggtggcgcagcggttaagtgcacagttccgctttggcagcccggggttctccggttcacgtcccaggtgcagacatggcaccacttggcatgccatgctgtggcaggcatcccacatataaagtagaggaagatgggcatggatgttagctcagggccagtcttcctcagcaaaaagaggaggattggcagtagttagctcagggataatcttcctcaaaaaaaataaagatttcttgtCAAGGGTCTTAACTAGGAATTTCCTGATGGCTTTCTGTtacatgtgtgtatttataaaaaGCCATGTGGATTACTGCCTGAGTTTATTCTTAGGCAACCTCAATGTTCCAAAGATCTATAAGGAAACCAGAGAAAACAATCCAGAGCCCTAGTGGAAGAAAGAACTACTCCTTGGCTTATGATTGCAGGTCACTTTCAGGCTATTCCTTAACTATAATTGATGCTATCATCTTGGAATCCCATCCATTGCCAGGGTCAAAGATTGCTGTTACACAGAAAGGACAGTCTCTCAAAActcctttcatttaaaataaacccTGAATAGACATCTGGCAAGAAGGGGTTGTGatactggaaagaaaaatgtttccttgGCTAGCAGCTCTAAACGTACTTAGCTGAAGGCTGATAAGGACTTGTGGATCTTTTCCAACCAccgatttttttttaaatggaatgtaATTTAGCTTATTCCAGAAGAATGAAAGGGATTCACTTCTGCTGGGACTTGAACCTATCAATCTTCAAAAGTCTAGGTATTTCACACTAGATCATTAAGAGGACAAAAATCTTTAAGAGATGAGCATCGTTTTCCCACAAATCAAAAACCCTGTGTCCACATTTGatgtctttatttcttgaaatggATTTTGTTCAAATGAGATCTCAGTATCACTGAATGGTAAAGAAGAGTGTGCAGAAGCAACATGACAGGAGAAGGCCATTCACCTTCCACAAAAAATGCCCTAAATGGTTTAGCTGGTTCTATTAGAGATAGCTAAGATCAAAGTTTTAATCTTCTTAATGATCTGTTTACTTTGCTTACCCTGTTCTATATGGGCCACAATTTGCCTCGCTCAAACTTGTTTCTAAATAAAGAACCAGATAACACGGCATAAGCAAAGTCAATGCTAGAGACAGGAAAACACAACAGGAGCTGCTGCCAGAGGAAAAGGAGCATGTTCACAAACGCCGAACTTACAGGCATTTCGTCTGGTCTCTTCATTCACTGTGCGTGGCCGGTGTTGGAAGCACAGGAAGCAGCCAGATGCAGCCTCCACCCAGAAGGAACTTGGTGCATAAAGAACAACAGCGGTTACAATGCAAGTCCAGGGAGTGAGGTGCGTAAGGGAAGTATCAACAACAGCCTGGGGAGGCTCTCCAGAGGTGGCACAAGCCGAAGGATGGAGTGAATGTCATTTTGAACAACTTCAGCAGATGGAAGTCCAATATAGTAGCTAGTTAATGCAATTTAAAAGACCAATATGAGCCAccttatatattattcttgagttttaaaaaaatggaaggacTGAGTAATAGGCATTTGGAAATCTCTAATTTATGCAGTGGTTAAGATCGCATCAATATTTTTACCTTATTGCTCATTTTTATtgtcaaagaaaaacaacagccCTATGACTAAGTTGGAATAAGAACAGATTTAGAATTTAAGTCTCAGGACTGGACTTTTCCCCGTAAGACATACAGGAGATGTGGTTTAAATGAACCAAGGCACTCTACGAGTTTTCAATTATGGATTTATCAAGTGAAAGCAGCACAACAGCAACTCCTTCTTAGGAAAGCCCACAGCTCTTCTATCATGCAACATCATGAAGTCACAGGCTCCAGCAAAGATCAACTGGTCATTTTAAAGTGAGCATGTTACGCTATCTCAGGTTCCTTGTAAAATCCCCTCATCAAAAAGTAAGCTGGACCAGTGAAACGGTGAGTTTGTAAGTCAGCGAGACACCATCGCCACCTGGTGTTTAACAGACTTCATTACACCCACATTACTGCAAAAGATGACACCCGGGATTCAACAGTTACAGAATATAGCTTTATTTATAGAACCTTACAAATAAACATTTACAGTCTACATAAgttatattcttttctaatttttctcataaCACctgagttatttaaaaaaatactgtgatGGAATTGCAgaactgtaaaaagaaatataaacaataaaaacctAACCTCTCTCTTTTGTAAAAATCagactttttgatttttaagatttccaGCATACTATCATCTCTTTGGAAGAGGACTTACTGAAAACAGGTCTTAGGATACCCAAGCAGAGAAACCTTCTCTTTTAAACCCAGGGTGAAGAACCAATGAGGGAAAGCCCCAAGTTGACACTAGATACAAAAAAACCTTTGGGGACAAGGACAAAAGGCAACCCGCATGCCAGGGCAAGGTGAGAAGCAGAACCCCTGCTCCTGGGCCACTGCTTCTGCATGTGACATATACTTTCCTTGTTAACATTAATAGGAGCTGGTCCATTTGGGGAAAAAGAGGTTGAAGATGCTAATGCCAGGGGTGAAAAAGTCCTCACAACTCGCTGTTCCTCAGACTCCCAATATGGACACatgtttaaaatggcaaattcaacacttaaaagtcaaaaagaaattgccatattttcaaatcatgagGCAAAACTGTTGCCAATGGGAACATCCAATCAGTCGCATGATCTGAGTGTCTCCACCCCTCCTCCGCTGCATCCGGGACGGGGCTCCGGACCAGCTACAGCTTACATCATCTCCCTCTGAGGCAGCTGTCTATGAAGGAAGGCTCTTAAGTTAATATAGACATGCATGAAAAGGGAAAGCATCCTActgtttcagattttattttttaatttgttaaagaTTACATTTTTGAGCTCTTCTCCTAAAACTAGAAACGCCCTAACTCTAAGTATTCTACTCCAAGAATAATGGTATTTGTAAGGAAGGACAGCTCTATAGGGAAtgctaaaattataaatgtaatacatcAATGTGAATTAAGGAAAGCAAAATCTTCTAAAGTCTTAAAGGTTGAGTGTTATTTTCCACTAGTTCCTGAAagcaatttgagaaaaataaaacagaaaagacaaagaattgttttaaaacagtaagaataataataataataatataaaagttaGATTCCAACATTCAAGGAATTGGTTCTTTGGTAAAACTGGAACAGAATCCTATCAGGAGTCAGTCCTGATATTTaatctagaattttaaaactcaagttTTCCTTGTTCAGCTCATTCTTAAATGTATCAAAGTCAACAGGCAAGACAAGGAGAAAGATGTCTAAACCATCACCAGCAGTTTTCCCGCTCATGTTCTTTTCAAGAATATTCCTGGTTTGAGAGACATTTCCcaagaagaaaaaaccaaaatagaTGGTGCTTTTAATTACTGTAGAGTGGAAAGTTTTCCTAAGAACAGAGAAACTCACAGGTGCTGGCAATGCACCAGCACTCGTCAGTCACGCACATACATCAGTTTGTGAACACAGCCCCTGGGCCACAACTGTGGGCACCACTAAGAAAGGCTTCCGGAGAGACTGGCTCCCCAAAGTGGCTAAAGAATCTCACATTATcaatatgataataataaatcAATTCACCTAGTGAACCTGGAGATGAGCTCCCTTGAAGCCAGAGTTCTGAGGAGAGGGCTCCACAGAGTCTCACAGACAAGTCTATCAACCCATTTTCTGAAGAGAATTAGAGCAATTAATATTTCATTCAATACAGGATTCGCCCTTTCTCGTTTAGGGTGCGGGAGGACGGGGTAGGGTAAGCTAGACAGTGCCCTTTAACCCACTGGCAGTGTGATCAGTAGTTCTCTGCTCTGCAAACATCTGCAGTGCCCTGATCCAAATTTCAGGCCTTCCGTGTCAGAGTTCTCTTACTCATACTTTTATTCAAATGATCAACAAATCCTAGACTTTGCCTGCACTGATTCCATTTCTGATTACCTTGTCTAAGAAGAGCATAAACTGCATTCCAATTCTACAAGTCAACTTGCCACTTTGCAGCAGCAGTGTTAACCCGGGGAGGTAAACTCGTGCAGCCTCCCCTCTAATACAAACATCGTAAGTGTGCTCAGAATGTGCTTTTAGGGAGGCAGCTAAAGTCTCTCAGAagatgggagtggggaaggggagtggaAATCACATCAAAACCAAACCAAGTGATTTCTTGCAGGTCTTCATTCTCTGCCTTCCACTCTGTCGGTGTTCAtctggaggaaggggaggtcCAGCAGCCGACGCCACATGCCAGCTCACCTGGACGGCCATGAGACACCAGGCGCAGCCACAAAATCCATACCCAGCACCCCCGTGGGGAGAGTTATTGTCACGAAGGCACAGACCCTCGGCGCGACGCCCCCTCTCACTCAGGATGACCCTGCCTCCTGTCTTGCCGGATCCATCTATTCCAACTTTCAGCTCTTTGAGAGAACAGGCAACTGAACAGACTTTGAAAAACTAGGAGGGATTCCTGTCTCCTGTACCTTTTCTGTAAAAATAGGTGAATCCATTTAAGAATGGGTCATCTTGAGGTCCAGGAAACACATTTAGATTTCTGGACCCCAAATTATAGATTCACCTCCTGATATTTCTAACCAAGTTATGACCACTGGCTATATTTTTGCATCGTAGGGCAAAGGATTCAAAATCTCCCAGCGCTGGTTCGAAGAAAAAGAGGCCAGGACAACCAGAGAAAAAAGTTAAGCTTGTCTTCTCAGCTGCACTCAGGTTCCAGAGTCACTCTGGGCAAGAGGGAGAGGACAGGGAGAGAGGCACTACCTAGAGACTGGTTACCAGGCAGCTTATTCCTAGGACAGAGCGTTTTAGAGACAGCTGACATTGAATGCAGGAATACAGTCCGTGTCACAGTTTTTAACAGAACCGCCTGTTCCGAGGTGCCTTGCAGATGCCGAGTCCTCGGGCGCGGGACGCGTAGCCCAGGCCCCTACCCGATCTGGATCTGTCCTGAGTACATAGTGAGGAGCAGCATGATGGTGAAACCGGTCAAGAGGCCCAGGTTCTGGATGGCAAAGGGGATCAAGGCACTGCCGTTCCTTTCATCCTCTTGGGAGACCTCATTCATCTCAGGGaactgagaaaggagagaaaaacaggagagCTGCAGTTCCTCTCCTAACCTCGTAAGTCCAGGACGATTCAGCGCGCGCGAGAGAGAGTATATCTAATAACTgccataatatttattatattaatctTATATCACAATATTAACATAATTAGTATATAATATAGATGGTtaatattatgttaatatataataAGTACATATAATATACAATTCGTTTACAAAGACAATTTGCAGCAATAGCCTCTGGAACTGGAGTGCACCAGCCGTTCTCCCAGGTGGCTACCAGCACTTTACAGCTACTGGGGTAGAACAAATCAGATACAAGTCTGTAGCCCTGCATGTGTTCAGATGCTGGCTAAAAATAACCACTTGGATAAAACAAACTTCTCACTGTGATCTTTAATAACCTTGAAAAGATCTTTTTGCTCCCAAAACACGGTCACCTCTTTGGGAAAGTGAGCAGCTTGTGTGAGGGGCCAGAGAACGGAGCTACAACATTGCTATGACCCAAGGCCTCCTCCTGCTGGCCAGAGACGCAGGTGACGGTGAGGAGACCTTCTAGTTCAACTAATGCACAAAAATATCTCCGCCGCGGGGAGGGCTCCccacaggagagaggaggggcggGCGGAAGGGGGGCTtgggcacacatgtgtggtgatggattatcattagtttttgggtggtgaacatgatgtgatctgCACAGAGTTCGAGGTATGTGGTGATGTACATCTGAgggctatataatgttataatccaatgttactgcaataaaaaataaaaattaaaaaaaagagagagaggagagaatttaAGATGTTTCTGTGGAGGGAGGTTGGATTGTGGAGGTCAATACTctcatcaaaaatattatttccaaagGATATGGAAAATAACTCATGCAGACTTTCCAAACACACATCATGCCAACAGGCCAGGAAAGAAATCAACCTCCGTAGTTATACGAAAGATGCAACAAATCAGGTGTTTCACTAGCAAACTGAAAACCACCTAACTGGTTACACCAAACGCTCGCAGGTCCAGTACCGCACATACTCTCACACACCACTGATGATGGACAAAGCGTAAGCCCTCACAGACAGCGATCTGGCAGTGCATGTTAAAAGCTTCAAACCATGGATTCCTTTTGAGCCAGCAATTCTAGTTTCTGAATTAGGTGCATCCTCTCACCAAATAATACCACCACTGAAAAAGATGCTTCTAAAGAGTGCGCAACATGAAAAATGTCCAtgatatattaagtaaaaaaagaaatcaggagatAAAATGGTATATGCAATAtcatcatagtttttaaaaaacaaacacaatgcattgagacaaaaaagaaacaaacctaaGTGTTGTTATTATTGCTTTGAGGTGAGAATGATTATGgttaattttctttcctccttccctccctccctctcttcttcttttcatttacctATGAACATCTATTCTATAATAAAGTAAGGACTCTGGAGTTGCatttaatcatttgttttaatGACATATGCTAATAGGAACACAAACTTTTCCTCCTTTATAATCTGATGTTCCcttaaaaaaacactgaattgtacaccttacttgtgtggtatgtgaatgaTTCCTCGATAAagctattatgaaaaacaaaCTAACTAATGTCATGTCTCCTTAGCTGTCCTCCCATCCAATGAATTGAATAATCCAGTCTAGTTTGGCACACAAGGCATAGACTATGGAAGACTTACCATATCAGCCAGAGAAATGTACAGGAACATTCCACCAGCCAGTGCAAAGATCCAGTTGGCAGAGAAGTGGCTGCCCGCCAGGATGCCAAAGGCCAGACCCACGTAACAGCAGCAGGCAGAAAGGAAGTTGAAGAAGAGAGCCTGCTGGATGCTCATCCCAGCATTGAGCAGGATGACAAAGTCTCCTACGGGCAAAGAAGAGGGGAGGCTTGTGGACAAGAGTCACACTAGGTTGTGGGCAGAGAAGACGATGCAGACAGACTGCTTAAACTACAGATAAAGTCTGGGGAAAACCAAGACAGCCCCAGATGTGAGATGGCAGTGACAAGACTAAGGCACCCCTTCATCTTCGTGTGTCAGAGCTGTGATACCATCTGTGAAACCGGCCATGTACTTCCAGCCCAGGGCTGAAAACAGTGCAAAGAGTTTCAAAATAGATAATCACCTCTAGCAATGGcctcatttctcttttgcttcaCAGTGGAATAGAAGGAGCTTCCTTCCTGACAATTACAACGACTAGCATTTTTAGAAAACCGACAGAAATtaatttgcccaaaatcacaAGCCAATAAATGGCAAAGCCAAGACTCGACCTCGAGTCTCTGAGGCTCCAAAGTCCAGGCTTTTCACAGTCTCCCTCTGATACAACAAAGGCCCTTCAACCCCTGACTCCTCTACTCCTTCCACCACCAGACTTCTAACATACATCCCAGCCCTTGGAAGATTAATAGGATGTTAGTAAGAACGTATGTTGAGCACTTAGCAGAGTGCACAGCACATCATAAGTCCTTTCCACTATCTTCCCCTTTAATCCTCACTGTAAACCTGTgaagcaggtactattattaacCCCACtgtacagttgaggaaactgagccacaggaTATGGGGCTAAAGGGAAACAAAGATCCCTGTAAAAAACTCCCATCATTTTAAAGATCAATTTTCAATTACTAATTCAATTGTTAAAAATTAGTGGTTAGATTTCACGTAGCACAGAGAACGTGTTCACTAATGACAATCAGTGTTGTGAAGTGTGGGGAGGAGTTAGCCACAGGAAGGGTGCCTGTGCCAATAACTGAGGCAGCACAAGTAGAGAGGCAGGGGGCGTGCACACTGACCTAGCTCATGTGGGAACTCCTCACAGAGGATGGCCACCGAGGTGCTGATGCCTTGGAAAACAGACACAGTAAAGGAGGCACCGATAGCCAGGCCGTCGATGAAATTGTGGAGGCCATCGCTCAGGGTGATCATCCATGCCAGAGTGCCGATATCAGAGTAGCGGACACCTTTCAGCCAGTAACAGGCGCTTTGGGAAGCCTGCAGGTCCTACAAGAAAGCCCAGGCCCACAGCCCCCAAGTCAAACAGTGGACAATGGACCTTCAAAGTAGGCCTGAGTCATCCAAGCCATTACTGCTTAAAGGCCCCACCAAGCATGAGACGGCCCACTAACCTGGACAGACAGCGAGCCCATGATGACCTTCTCATCCATCACAGGGGCCTTCCCATCCAGCTCACTGCTGCAGTGTTGAGGAATCATGTGGTCCAGATCCCCATTCTGCAGCTTCTCTGTCACCCCCTCCTCCTGGTCCTTCTTAGAAGGAAGTGTCTCAGAGGCATAATGGCTATGTCCGTGATGATGCTGGAGGGACCACAGACAGGGGTCAGCATGACACTCACCAAAACTAcccactgagcacctactctgagCTTGTGCTCGAGCACTGGGAAGACCTCGTTCCTGCCACTAGACAACACAAGCAGGTGATATGCACGGGAGCCAAGGGAAAGTCATCACAGAAAGCTGGACCAGAGGGCTTGGCTGACGTAGCACAGGCATCAAAGCAGTGACCGCAGGTCAACACCCATCCCTGCCAGGCAGCAGTGCTCCGAACGTTCAGAGCTCCTCCTTTGCAGTGGCTACGTTCATTCAATTCAGCAACCACTTAGGGGATGACAAGTGCCAGGCACTAAAGCTATCTTTTCGGAACTACACTGCAATAATTGGTCCCATTCTTTGCGGTCATACTTCACACACAATGAATGCACATATCTCCTAAAGGTATAAAAggtatattaaagaaataatccaGAATAAAACAAAGGGGATAAATTACTGCTTAGTAAAAGGCACACAGGCCCGATGTGGTTTCTGGTCTGCCCTTACCCTCTGCTCACATCTTCATGAGGTGAAACAGGATTTCTACTCATGACGTCTGTGGGGTTTACTCCACGGTGGGAAGAGTGCAGGTACGCCCACCGTACGGGTGGTGAGCGGACGACACAGAAACATTTCTAAGCCCAATGCTTTCTCTAGAAGCGCTTCACTTACCAACAATTAGGCCTCACCTCGTTTTTCTGCTTAAGAAGCATCTTCAAGATCTtctctgtgaaaaagaaaagataaaagccCCCGAACACCACTGCAGACTTGGAGACATAATTATCCTCCAGAGGGTTGAAACCAAAAGCCTGTGGacccaggaaaacaaaatgagtttaagaaaataaaacactcttCAAGGTTCCCTCTCCTTTCTTAACCACTTGCTTAACTCTCGGAAAGGAAAGACACACCGAGATCACTCTGCCACCTACCCATTCCCTTTCCAGCAAAATCCAACCCTTGCTGTTTCCCTAATGGCTCATCACCACGCCTGGCAGGTGCTCTTCAGCTTATTTTCTGATGCAAAAGACAGCTCATCCTTAGAATGTTACCCTCAGTGAGAAGAGCCTTGGATATGGTTTTCTACTTTTAACGAGGACTCTTGTCTCCACTTCTCCTGTGCTCTGCTACAAGGGCGGCCCCTGCCAGCAAATTCCATATTTCAGGGAAGAcactgtgtttattttcattgttatctAGTGCCCCTGGCTGATCTGCCCGTAAACACAAACCGAGATGGCGTAATTATACTTTCTAAAGTGGGAAATCCATCCCCCACTTAAATAGTAAGAATTGCAGCACCGTCCTGACCGCAGACCTCCCAGTGACCACAAAGCCAAGGAAGCAGACTGTTCCTTCATGTGTCAATTTCTGGGGTTTCGTCTTGAGttgtttctagaaatttcacttattatggagaagaaaaaaaaaagaatccattggGAAGTAGACCAGAGCAGAAATCAGGAGAACTCCACTCTCAGTGATGCTCCTCCCCGTGCTGGGGCCTTGGGAAAGTGTGCAGGGATCTGCCCCTCAGTTTCCTGACAAGAAACAGCCCTCTCGAGAACAGCTCAGAGATAGGTGATCCTAAGTACCCGAACTCTGGGCTGTTGAAAAGGTAAgtgtttctcctttctgttttaaagggagaaaatgcAATCTCAACCCCCAGTGCAGTTTTCTAAGAGGCACAAAGGTCAAGTTCTAGAGTAGAAACAGCACATTCAGGTTGACTTTCCAGGAGAGTCAAATCATTTTAGGGAAAGTGGAGTGAAAACAGGCAACTAACAGCTCTCCACGAAGGGTGGCAGAGTACAAAAGCACAGCTTTCAGAATTAGAGGGCCTGGCCTCCAGGATACATGCTCTGGAGCAGGTCAGATTCCGCATCCATCAAATGGATAAAACCTGCTTCGTCTCTCAATGTCACAGAGTTGATCTAAGGATCAACCAAGAAAACTCAA of Equus quagga isolate Etosha38 chromosome 3, UCLA_HA_Equagga_1.0, whole genome shotgun sequence contains these proteins:
- the SLC39A14 gene encoding metal cation symporter ZIP14 → MKLLHPAFPACFLLTLLSLWAAAPEAHAVSRGTPAISAASFLQDLMHRYGEGDSLTLQQLKGLLNHLDVGVGRDNVTEPTQGQRNLSTCFSSGDLFAAHNFSEQSRIGMKEFREFCPTVLQQLDSRACSSENQENEENEQTDEGRPSTIEVWGYGLLCVTVISLCSLMGASVVPFMKKTFYKRLLLYFIALAIGTLYSNALFQLIPEAFGFNPLEDNYVSKSAVVFGGFYLFFFTEKILKMLLKQKNEHHHGHSHYASETLPSKKDQEEGVTEKLQNGDLDHMIPQHCSSELDGKAPVMDEKVIMGSLSVQDLQASQSACYWLKGVRYSDIGTLAWMITLSDGLHNFIDGLAIGASFTVSVFQGISTSVAILCEEFPHELGDFVILLNAGMSIQQALFFNFLSACCCYVGLAFGILAGSHFSANWIFALAGGMFLYISLADMFPEMNEVSQEDERNGSALIPFAIQNLGLLTGFTIMLLLTMYSGQIQIG